In Penaeus chinensis breed Huanghai No. 1 chromosome 26, ASM1920278v2, whole genome shotgun sequence, a single genomic region encodes these proteins:
- the LOC125039093 gene encoding uncharacterized protein LOC125039093 isoform X1: MKPRMKLRICFAFSLLTLGQARDCEIYRVRGFKIPLSVGSRNVSVLLEKDMKIWVTYQQQNVLTATERKWHDLTTKKNGSTFCVAAPTILGEEICRSLNVISFRTSSTTSWKLDCPGVAEAPQGTRQCRRHQLYAVYLGLDSIPASFYWEPTAVATGLAASDKNHSQQIWAMDTTVLKDVTLGRDSGGRPCRICSKLLNRSSPCAQKLRSEDYITFESIDKDNIPTISYFALECRGIPDENVTESRSPSVVPPSPPWRALATVGAVLVLVVIAVVLVVVRVRKSRSSRQAAIPADDLHDPGCDGDREDNPDYCYIDLVVLKTQLEEERRATRTDHGGETTSLRSHDSENSMYGEIHSDVSQREGE; this comes from the exons ATGAAACCGAGGATGAAGCTTCGAATCTGTTTCGCTTTTAGCCTTCTGACGCTGGGCCAAGCACGAG attgtgAAATTTATCGTGTGAGAGGCTTCAAAATTCCCTTGAGTGTTGGTTCAAGAAATGTATCCGTTTTGCTTGAAAAGGACATGAAAATCTGGGTCACCTATCAACAACAGAATGTATTGACTGCAACCGAAAGGAAGTGGCATGATTTGACTACCAAGAAAAATG GATCTACCTTCTGCGTGGCAGCTCCAACGATCCTCGGCGAAGAGATATGCAGAAGTCTTAACGTGATTTCCTTTCGTACGAGCTCTACGACCTCCTGGAAGCTGGACTGTCCTGGCGTCGCTGAGG CGCCACAAGGCACTCGGCAGTGTCGCCGTCACCAGCTTTACGCCGTGTACCTCGGTCTTGATTCCATCCCAGCTTCGTTCTACTGGGAGCCTACCGCCGTGGCCACAGGTTTAGCGGCGTCGGATAAGAACCACTCACAGCAGATTTGGGCGATGGACACGACTGTCTTGAAGGATGTCACCTTAGGTCGCGATTCCGGTG GCCGACCCTGTCGTATATGCAGTAAACTTCTGAACAGGAGTTCTCCATGCGCTCAAAAACTCAGAAGTGAAGACTATATAACGTTTGAGAGTATTGATAAGGATAACATCCCGACTATAAGTTACTTTGCCTTGGAATGCAGGGGTATCCCAGACG AAAACGTCACCGAATCGCGCTCGCCCAGCGTTGTTCCTCCCTCGCCTCCGTGGCGTGCGTTGGCGACCGTCGGCGCAGTCCTGGTCCTAGTCGTCATCGCCGTCGTCTTGGTCGTAGTAAGGGTGAGGAAGTCCAGGTCGTCGAGACAGGCTGCGATTCCAGCCGACGACCTGCACGACCCCGGTTGCGATGGCGACCGAGAGGACAATCCCGACTATTGCTACATCGACTTGGTCGTCTTGAAGACccagctggaggaggagaggagggccacGCGCACAGACCACGGCGGAGAGACGACCAGCCTGCGCAGCCACGACTCCGAGAACTCTATGTACGGGGAAATCCATTCAGATGTatcgcagagagagggggagtag
- the LOC125039093 gene encoding uncharacterized protein LOC125039093 isoform X2 yields the protein MKPRMKLRICFAFSLLTLGQARDCEIYRVRGFKIPLSVGSRNVSVLLEKDMKIWVTYQQQNVLTATERKWHDLTTKKNGSTFCVAAPTILGEEICRSLNVISFRTSSTTSWKLDCPGVAEAPQGTRQCRRHQLYAVYLGLDSIPASFYWEPTAVATGLAASDKNHSQQIWAMDTTVLKDVTLGRDSGENVTESRSPSVVPPSPPWRALATVGAVLVLVVIAVVLVVVRVRKSRSSRQAAIPADDLHDPGCDGDREDNPDYCYIDLVVLKTQLEEERRATRTDHGGETTSLRSHDSENSMYGEIHSDVSQREGE from the exons ATGAAACCGAGGATGAAGCTTCGAATCTGTTTCGCTTTTAGCCTTCTGACGCTGGGCCAAGCACGAG attgtgAAATTTATCGTGTGAGAGGCTTCAAAATTCCCTTGAGTGTTGGTTCAAGAAATGTATCCGTTTTGCTTGAAAAGGACATGAAAATCTGGGTCACCTATCAACAACAGAATGTATTGACTGCAACCGAAAGGAAGTGGCATGATTTGACTACCAAGAAAAATG GATCTACCTTCTGCGTGGCAGCTCCAACGATCCTCGGCGAAGAGATATGCAGAAGTCTTAACGTGATTTCCTTTCGTACGAGCTCTACGACCTCCTGGAAGCTGGACTGTCCTGGCGTCGCTGAGG CGCCACAAGGCACTCGGCAGTGTCGCCGTCACCAGCTTTACGCCGTGTACCTCGGTCTTGATTCCATCCCAGCTTCGTTCTACTGGGAGCCTACCGCCGTGGCCACAGGTTTAGCGGCGTCGGATAAGAACCACTCACAGCAGATTTGGGCGATGGACACGACTGTCTTGAAGGATGTCACCTTAGGTCGCGATTCCGGTG AAAACGTCACCGAATCGCGCTCGCCCAGCGTTGTTCCTCCCTCGCCTCCGTGGCGTGCGTTGGCGACCGTCGGCGCAGTCCTGGTCCTAGTCGTCATCGCCGTCGTCTTGGTCGTAGTAAGGGTGAGGAAGTCCAGGTCGTCGAGACAGGCTGCGATTCCAGCCGACGACCTGCACGACCCCGGTTGCGATGGCGACCGAGAGGACAATCCCGACTATTGCTACATCGACTTGGTCGTCTTGAAGACccagctggaggaggagaggagggccacGCGCACAGACCACGGCGGAGAGACGACCAGCCTGCGCAGCCACGACTCCGAGAACTCTATGTACGGGGAAATCCATTCAGATGTatcgcagagagagggggagtag